The window GTTTTGATTCCagtatattaatttgattaccGGATACTCAGGAATCATCCAATCCTCTCTAAAGAGAATGAAATGAGATGTTTGGTTGGTGGTTTTGATTCCagaatattgatttgattcccgGATACTTAGGAATCATCCAATCCTCTCTAAATTGAGAGGAATGAATCCTATTCTTGAGCGATACACTTTCTCTCCCATTATCTCCACTctcttattttctctcttataattataattataattataatatcatatatattttacaattatattatacgttattttataattaacataataataaattttatttatttataaataaataatttcaattatttaaataatattagggaattatttaaaataaaattttagtaataattacaataactaataataatataattaattttaaatattatatattaataataaaattaaaataaattaattaaaatataaaaatataaaactaaaaataaaataacaattttatataaaaaaatattaaaaaattaaatagaaaatattttaataaaaaatattattaaaaaaattatactatgttataatacattattaaataagatattatatttaattattaaataaaatattatatttaatttaaagtatataatatttgaaagactttatcttatattatttatatttaataaataattatttatttataattagtaagaAATTGAaacattcaatattttttttctcgtaagtatttttgttttgaaaaaatataattaatatgaaaaaaatattagatgtttatattttatttaattatgtcacttaaatattttatatattttaaacaattatgttataaaaataaaaatattttatatttttaatttaataaaataaaactaaaaataatcataattttaataacaaaattatatttataacttttctcTTATAAATCCAAACGTTATTAATGGTAATGGGAATGATTAAAACTCTTATCAAACATTATACTTTTATCAATCATACCCATTTTCATTCCACATATCTATCAATCTCAATCTTGTTCTCATTCTTCTTTATTTGAACCAAACACCTCTAAGGATTCTCATCCAAAATTTTTAATAGAGATTTTGTATAGACATAAGCTgaactctaaaaaaaataaatcaataagaCTGAATACTTTGCTCACTAATTTGTCATCCACACAAATTTGTCGGAATATGGAAGAATAAAGGCCACAGGACATTATTTATGCCTTGGTTTACATAATTTATGCCACAGTTGGTTTACATAATTTCGTGCATGCACTGTAATGTCGACAACTTTTATACAGAAAGAAATGGCAGTACTTAAACTAATCATAACACAAAAAGTAActtataactttaatatataaatcTAGGATTCTTTAGACAGGAGAATGTACCAAAAACATATTTCTTTACATTCCCCGATCCTGATTTAATGATTTATAATACTAAATAGCTCTAAAATTTTAGTTTCAATCTAAATATACATATTCAGATAATCATTTTAAAGAAAGTAAAGTCTCCACATTATACGGTATAATAGTTGAATTACCATAAGCAACGAGTGACAAACTCAAATCAGTCCTCTCCATTGTATCGAGGTTGAAAGACAGTGTGTGCTTGTGTGCTAGAATCAACAACTCGTCCTGTTCATCTTTGTTTTTCCAAAAGGCTAATGGCGTACCATAAACACTATTCTTATAATAACCAGAAAAATCAAAAGGACCAAGAGTTTTCTTTGTCCAAGAATGTTGTACCCCATATTCAGTCATCACCCATAAATCATCATAGTAACTATCTATCCAAATATCCATTTCAATATTCGATTCCATGAAGGCAAGATTCCCATGAAAGGTTAACAATGTGATATTGCATATGTTATCAGATGATGGGAACTCAAAATGACCAAACGTTTCTAATCTTGCATCAAATGTGACAATCATAGTTTCACTAGTATCATCATAATCATCATAATCAGTTATTTGAAAGTGTAAAACTTCATTCAATAACAAACCATGTTCAGAATTTACTATTCCAAACATGATTCTAGTTACTCTCCAACTATTTAGAGTAGAATCATATATAATGATCTTGTACCAGTGGTCACCAGAAATTAGGCCAAAGACTTTGTATTGTTGTTTCATGGTGGATTCGAACCAAACACCCATAATACGATTCATATAAAAATCAGGATGAGAGAGTAACACTTGAGATTCTCTGGTGGCTGGGTTGTACATAATGATATGCTTTGCACATAGAAAACATACCATCCCATCAAAAGGACAAACCATTCTGTAATACAAATCTGATGGTGTTGGGCAGGAGCAGGATGGAAACAATAATGATGATAACATGGCCATAATATCTTCTTCTTTGACCACTTTTGCTACTAATTTGGTGGTTGTTCTCTCCAAGGTAAAAAAGGTCAATGTGATGCTCACCCGCCTAGGCCTAGCATCAAACGTACGAGTTCTACTTTGAAAGGGAGGTCTAGATGGAATTGTTCGAAGGTAAACAAAGGACGCGGCGTTTTCATGTCTCATCTGCAAGGAACGGttataatgaagagaaataaatttagGAGTTCTTAATAGAGAATTCCATTCTTTGCAGACGGGTCTGGACCGAAGAACATCTCTAACTGATAACCTCTTTAGAATATCCATTACCAACTCAATGGGAATCGAAAGAGTCTGGCTGCTCTTGATACTAGACAAAGAATGATCAGATGGTGCATCCATCTACATAATGCATGTGAAACAAAAACAGTCTAGTAAGGCGTTCTCAAAAATCCTAATGCCAATTTAAACAATAAGCacacaataatatattaacaagtATCATCTCAAGAGTATTCGATAGAGTAAAACTAACCTTATAGGATATCGAAGGCGTCGGTGGTGGGTAAATGATGATCCATTACCCACCCACTCTTGTTGTTGACGGGAACTCGAACGAGTTTAGGAAGTTGATTGGGGAATTCAATTCCTTCTCTTCTCTTATTTTTCCAGTTGCATGAAGTCTATGGCTTGTTCGGGGTCAaataaaaaccaattaaaaaagACTTTAAACAAACTTACCGACAGTAAATGATGACATAAAGTTAATTAAAGTAAATGTAAATGAAAAGTTGCAATATCAAGATAACTTTTCAAATTCTTGTTCttgatataaatgaattttataacGTAAATGATAACTTTTCAAATTCTTGTTAAGATTATAATGTTATAAAGTAAATGAAAAGTGAGATAACTTTTCAAATTCTtgttaaattattgatataaatgAATGTTATAATGTAAATGAAAAGTTACTGTATGTCAAGGtaacttttcaaatttttgttaAGTCatgatatatgtatattataactatttttaaaattgaatgataaaatttagtttgaatttctAGTATCcgaaaaatagttaatttataatatatatatatatatatataatgattaatttttaaagtgtacgGGGATTTCAGAACGGTTGTTAATTTAGATAATTACGTGAAAGTAATTGGATACTCTGTGATATACACGAGTTATGAACTTACAACCTCACCatataagtttaacattttaatcaattaagctaatatcaatttatattttaaaattaacttctAAATTCATACAtaaatccataaaaaaaaaatcaataattttaagtagTGTAATGATTAAGTGTTCattctaaataataaagatCGATTGTTCGAATCTCAACCAGtacaaatttgtaataattataaagatgGATTAAGAAATATATTGGTTGACGGAAGTTAATTGATAAATGGGTGagaataatattgttgtttgtcGGAAATAAGTTGATAAAGCTCGGTATAGTTAGTTAGTTAACATAGAATATGTTGACTAACGAAAATGAGTCGGTAAATGAGTGAAAAtaagattgttggttgaccgaagtgaGTTGATTAAACTCGATAAAAAGAAATGATTGAATAATAAGGaaaatatgttatttgattGACGAAAATGAATCACTAAGTAGGTGaagataaaaattttattttgtttttaaccgtaCAACCGAACAAAACCTCGCTAGTTTTAtcaaaagttatttgaaataaggATATAACAACGTCTAGGGATCCATGTCTCTCTATTTGGTATTTTAGATATTTGAATAATCCTAATGTATTCCGTGTGTAATGCTCACTAATCACCCTTACTAACACCAAtgattgttttataaaaaattatatatatatatataataatattataaataataataaaattatccaaaaatatgataacaatACAAAGTAAcataaaatacaatttattaacattaatttaaatgtaataatgttctaaaataaaaacataattcaatataataacAAACTGAATAACAATTACTaccaatttaatatattaatatccaaaataatttgaatgaagaTGAAAATTTTAACAAAGATTAACTTAATTCAGGCTAAATATTTTCAACCAAATTAGCATATATCTTGGTAATAGTagtgaaatcaaattcaaatcagaagaaaaacaaataagcATTTGATTATGATATCCAATAACATTTAGAA is drawn from Impatiens glandulifera chromosome 3, dImpGla2.1, whole genome shotgun sequence and contains these coding sequences:
- the LOC124929939 gene encoding F-box/kelch-repeat protein At3g06240-like — its product is MDAPSDHSLSSIKSSQTLSIPIELVMDILKRLSVRDVLRSRPVCKEWNSLLRTPKFISLHYNRSLQMRHENAASFVYLRTIPSRPPFQSRTRTFDARPRRVSITLTFFTLERTTTKLVAKVVKEEDIMAMLSSLLFPSCSCPTPSDLYYRMVCPFDGMVCFLCAKHIIMYNPATRESQVLLSHPDFYMNRIMGVWFESTMKQQYKVFGLISGDHWYKIIIYDSTLNSWRVTRIMFGIVNSEHGLLLNEVLHFQITDYDDYDDTSETMIVTFDARLETFGHFEFPSSDNICNITLLTFHGNLAFMESNIEMDIWIDSYYDDLWVMTEYGVQHSWTKKTLGPFDFSGYYKNSVYGTPLAFWKNKDEQDELLILAHKHTLSFNLDTMERTDLSLSLVAYGNSTIIPYNVETLLSLK